One stretch of Armatimonadota bacterium DNA includes these proteins:
- the hpt gene encoding hypoxanthine phosphoribosyltransferase has translation MPELKTIITADEIQAKVSELAGKIREHYSGRDLLLIGVLKGSIHFLSDLARQLDPTTEIDFVQVSSYGPGNSSSGVVRIKKDLDINIEGRHVLVVEDILDTGLTLTHLRELFATRKPASLQVVTLLQKPTALQHGGRAEYVGFDIPDEFVVGYGLDYAERYRNLPYVAVLRE, from the coding sequence GTGCCCGAGCTGAAGACGATCATCACCGCGGACGAAATCCAGGCGAAAGTGTCTGAGCTGGCCGGCAAGATCCGCGAACACTACTCCGGCAGGGACCTTCTGCTCATCGGAGTGCTCAAAGGCTCAATCCACTTTCTGTCCGATCTAGCGCGGCAGCTCGATCCGACCACGGAGATTGATTTCGTCCAGGTCAGCAGCTACGGCCCTGGCAACTCCTCCTCGGGCGTCGTACGAATCAAAAAGGACCTCGATATCAACATCGAGGGACGGCACGTACTGGTCGTAGAGGACATCCTCGACACCGGGCTTACACTCACCCACTTACGCGAGCTGTTTGCTACCAGAAAGCCAGCAAGTCTGCAGGTAGTGACGCTGCTGCAAAAGCCCACCGCGCTGCAGCATGGAGGCCGGGCCGAGTACGTCGGATTTGATATACCGGACGAATTCGTGGTAGGATATGGATTAGACTACGCTGAACGGTACCGGAATTTGCCGTATGTCGCCGTTCTGCGCGAGTAG
- the queD gene encoding 6-carboxytetrahydropterin synthase QueD, producing the protein MPVKITKEFRWEMGHRLPNHDGGCNNIHGHSYRLVVEIEGEPDDAGMIVDYHDISRAVRPILDELDHAFLCDSSDDLMSDVLRESNLKYVTVPFPTTAENIAKWLAERVYPSFSSRGNLRSFSIHVYETLKTSATYTINVGDLG; encoded by the coding sequence GTGCCGGTCAAGATCACGAAGGAGTTCCGCTGGGAGATGGGGCACCGTCTGCCGAACCACGACGGCGGGTGCAACAACATCCACGGCCACTCGTACCGGCTTGTCGTCGAGATCGAGGGCGAACCGGACGACGCGGGGATGATCGTCGATTACCACGACATTTCGCGGGCCGTGCGGCCGATCTTAGACGAACTCGATCACGCGTTCCTCTGCGACTCTTCCGACGACCTGATGTCAGACGTCCTGCGCGAGAGCAATTTGAAGTACGTCACCGTGCCGTTTCCGACGACTGCCGAGAACATCGCAAAGTGGTTGGCCGAGCGGGTTTACCCGTCGTTCTCGTCCCGCGGCAATCTGCGGTCGTTCTCCATCCACGTCTACGAGACGTTGAAGACAAGTGCGACCTACACGATAAACGTCGGCGATCTCGGATAG
- a CDS encoding Abi family protein, whose product MLVKDRGQQAWQGLSSVAPLRFRRYESSSHRDPLDHYAMYLWNLALSRDIYASIQALEVVLRSRIHQEMSRRYSNDFWFEDQSLMGRHELRAISDLRSSRRNITLSSSADQIVASLPFNYWVAIYGSNYTSDVHNQISASVFPHRKARLRRGDIAHKLGRIRKLRNRVAHHECICDIPTLQETYGFITDLLGDISPDYAALEARTSRFMRTFRRGSAPYRLYAALRIRFDSY is encoded by the coding sequence ATGCTAGTAAAGGACAGAGGCCAGCAGGCCTGGCAGGGGCTATCCAGCGTGGCCCCGCTGCGATTTCGACGGTACGAATCTTCGTCGCACCGGGATCCTCTTGACCATTACGCCATGTATCTGTGGAACCTAGCGCTCTCTAGGGACATTTATGCATCCATACAGGCGCTAGAGGTCGTTCTCAGGAGTCGAATACACCAGGAAATGTCCCGCAGATACAGCAACGACTTCTGGTTTGAGGACCAGAGCCTCATGGGACGACATGAATTGAGGGCGATTAGCGACTTGCGAAGCAGTCGCAGAAACATCACTCTAAGCTCCTCCGCTGACCAAATCGTCGCATCATTGCCGTTCAACTATTGGGTCGCTATCTACGGCAGCAACTACACCAGCGATGTACATAATCAGATTTCCGCAAGCGTATTCCCCCACAGAAAGGCCAGGCTTCGACGAGGAGACATCGCCCACAAGCTCGGTCGTATTCGCAAGCTTCGCAATCGAGTCGCCCATCACGAGTGCATCTGCGACATACCAACGTTGCAAGAAACATACGGGTTCATCACTGACCTGCTCGGCGACATTTCACCTGACTACGCAGCCCTCGAGGCCCGCACTAGTCGATTCATGCGAACCTTCCGCCGAGGGAGCGCTCCGTACAGGCTCTACGCCGCGCTACGAATCCGATTTGACAGCTATTAG
- the guaA gene encoding glutamine-hydrolyzing GMP synthase: MQHQFVAVIDFGGQYSQLIVRRVREHGVYSEMIPWPEAGKRLRERRPDAVILSGGPKSVLDDGAPNLDFDLIKGVPTLGICYGLQLMAQRMGGEVVRSADREYGRQHLIETVDGSLVGSLSSDQVWTSHGDQVVRVPPGFSVTAKTSTCTVAAFENRAEHLYGVQFHPEVSHTKDGSTILHRFLFDAAGLKGDWTSASFIDDAISAVKSEVGDQHVLCAVSGGVDSSVVAALLTKALSDQVTCVFVDHGLLRKDEARQVVAMFTEVFHPHLVVINAEDQFFQALAGVTEPEAKRKIIGEQFVRCFEDHADEISNCKYLAQGTLYPDVIESGSATAAKIKTHHNVGGLPDWMELKVIEPLRMLFKDEVRNVGRKLGLPDDVVDREPFPGPGLAVRILGEVTRERVRITQEADWIFRTELREQGLHREIWQSYAALLDVHSVGVMGDERTYEQAIVLRAVQSEDAMTAQASPLPFEFLEHVCTRIVNEVPGVNRVLYDLTSKPPATIEWE, translated from the coding sequence ATGCAGCACCAGTTCGTAGCCGTCATAGATTTCGGAGGACAGTATTCGCAGCTGATCGTCCGCCGCGTGCGAGAGCACGGGGTGTACAGCGAAATGATCCCTTGGCCCGAAGCTGGCAAGCGTCTACGAGAGCGACGTCCGGACGCGGTGATCCTTTCTGGCGGGCCGAAGAGCGTTCTAGATGACGGAGCCCCGAACCTGGACTTCGATCTGATCAAGGGCGTTCCAACTCTCGGGATCTGTTACGGCCTGCAGTTGATGGCGCAACGCATGGGAGGCGAGGTCGTGCGAAGCGCCGATCGCGAGTACGGACGGCAGCACTTGATCGAAACCGTTGACGGCTCGCTCGTCGGAAGCCTATCGAGCGACCAAGTCTGGACGAGCCACGGCGATCAAGTTGTTCGCGTCCCGCCTGGATTCTCGGTGACCGCAAAGACGAGCACGTGTACCGTGGCCGCATTCGAGAACCGTGCCGAGCACCTCTATGGCGTACAGTTCCACCCAGAAGTCAGCCACACCAAGGACGGCAGTACGATTTTGCACCGATTCCTCTTCGACGCAGCCGGGTTGAAAGGTGATTGGACGTCCGCGAGCTTCATCGACGACGCTATCTCGGCGGTCAAGTCCGAAGTCGGAGACCAGCACGTGCTCTGCGCAGTGAGCGGCGGCGTCGATTCGAGCGTCGTTGCTGCGCTGCTGACGAAGGCGCTGAGCGACCAGGTCACGTGCGTCTTCGTCGATCACGGACTGTTGCGCAAGGACGAGGCGCGTCAAGTCGTCGCCATGTTTACCGAGGTTTTTCATCCGCATCTTGTCGTGATCAACGCGGAGGACCAGTTCTTTCAAGCGCTCGCAGGCGTCACCGAGCCAGAAGCGAAGCGCAAGATTATCGGCGAGCAGTTCGTGCGCTGCTTCGAGGACCACGCCGACGAAATCAGCAACTGCAAGTACCTCGCGCAGGGCACTCTGTACCCGGACGTCATCGAGTCGGGGTCGGCGACAGCGGCCAAGATCAAGACGCACCACAACGTCGGCGGCTTGCCGGATTGGATGGAGCTGAAAGTGATCGAGCCGCTGAGGATGCTGTTCAAAGACGAAGTGCGCAACGTCGGTCGCAAACTTGGGCTGCCAGACGATGTAGTCGACCGCGAGCCGTTCCCCGGCCCAGGACTGGCCGTCAGAATCCTCGGCGAGGTCACGCGCGAACGGGTTCGGATCACGCAAGAGGCGGACTGGATTTTCCGCACCGAGCTGCGCGAGCAAGGGCTCCATCGCGAAATCTGGCAGTCGTACGCTGCGTTGCTAGACGTCCACAGCGTCGGAGTTATGGGCGATGAAAGAACGTACGAGCAGGCCATCGTGCTGCGCGCGGTGCAGAGCGAGGACGCGATGACGGCTCAAGCCTCGCCGCTGCCGTTTGAGTTCTTGGAGCACGTCTGCACACGGATCGTGAACGAGGTTCCGGGGGTCAACCGCGTGCTTTACGACCTGACGAGCAAGCCCCCTGCGACGATCGAGTGGGAGTGA